In Mycosarcoma maydis chromosome 20, whole genome shotgun sequence, the genomic stretch TCCTCCTTCTGTCTTTACCTCGTCATCCCAGCTCAGTGCATCGTTTGCATACGACCACACCATCTTCAATGCTGCCTCCGCATCCTCTACAAAGCCATCGCCTTCAGCTGTTCCCTCGTCGGCTACTTGTCCGGACGCACTGTCCATCTTGACTCTGTCGGGCTTGCGAGGTAGCCTCTCTCGAGCACCATCTGACCAGAGCGAGCCAGACACTTTGGTTCAAGCCGTCGAATCGCAACAATTTCAACTCATCCTCCAGTCATTCGTAGTCAAGACTTCGCAGAGCGCCATCTCGAACCTCAAAGATGCATCCTCACGGCAAGAAACGCTGGAAATGCTTGCTCCGCTACCAATCATCACATCGCTTGACAAGTCAAATTGTCGCTATCCTTCCTTTTCTCTATTGGCGTCCAATGCGCAATTTCCTCTGCCTCCACCACTCAACGTACGCAAAGCCTCGTCTCAGAGTCAGGCAGGCGGAAAGAATCGAGCTCGCTCCAATTCCAAGCTAAATGCGGCAGGTTCCAGAGCTTCGGCGTCGTTCGCGAGCATTTTCGGCGGAAGCGGGCGCGAGCGCAGACGACAAGCCGAGGCGGCGGGCACAACTGGTTCCGAGATGCTAGATGCGCAAAGACTATCTGTCAATGCTACACATCTTGACGTCCAGCCATTTCAAGGCGCGAATGTTGCTCAGGATGGCTTGGAAATTGAGTCTGGTGCCCAGATACCGTCAAGCCTGGGGGTAGAACTCCGTGGTGATCTCCAGCACACAACGAACGACGAAGCAACGAGCATCAAAGAAAGCACTTGCGCCACCACGCAAAGAAGGTCGGTCTCGGTTTGGGTCGTAGATCACCTCGTTCGTCGCTCGACGGTGATGAAGATGATCAGAAAGGCACTCGACACACGCATTAAAGAGAGGCTATTGGCCAAAAGCATTCCGGAATCAATCTCTGACGTCGTTGCCAGTTTCGCTGCCACCTATCTCCCACCTGCACCGTCCCTCAATGACGTTTCAGCTTCGAGGTCCGGAGGGGCTGAGCGAGGTCAGGCGAGCCACTCAaatcgatctcgagccgCCTCTCCCGTCAATGTCGTCAATCCTCCGTACCTGGCAGATCCCGATGAGTTGTCGGAAAACTTTCAGGACTTTTTCAACAGCATCCGTGAACAGCTGTACAACTTTGACTCTTCCCAGGCCGAGTATCTGCGAGCAGACAGTGacactgcagctgcgataGCTCGTAATCCTGCTCCAAATGCATCGCTCGAGGAGCAGCACGCTCAACATGATCGCATCGAACGACAACTCGAAGCAGTGGAGACTGTGCTTTGCGAAGAAGTGTACGATCGCATCTTTTGCCCCGTCACGTCTCGTGATCGTTACCATGACGATGCACTGGCATCCCGTATCGCGGCGCTCAACGTTCTGGGCTTGTCACTGCGTCACCTTGGTTTGGTCGTGCCATCAGAGCGTTTGCAAGAAGATGAAATTGAGGCGACAGAGAGCAATGCACTGCTCGACGGGATCGAACGCATTGTCCAGCAATGCggtgacgagctgcaaCGGCTTGAGAGCGCAATGTGTCGTTCGCCGCAAGCAAAGCTTGACGTTCTGGTGCGGGCTCACAAGATCGCGGTCGAAGGGGTGGCGCAATTGCCCAGTATCAAGATGCGAGACGATGACACTGCCGTTGAAggccaagaaaaagaaCAGACAGCTCGTCCGTCATCAGGCAAAAAGGGAGAcggctcgacgagcgcagacTTGATCCTTCCCATCTTGATTTACAGCATCGTTTCGTCCAACCCTTCGCACCTGGCAAGTAATTTGCTCTACATCCAACGTTTCCGTGCCGAGAGCTTGGTGCAGGGCGAAACCTCGTACTGCCTCGTCAATGTTCAGGCTGCCGTGGCGTTCCTCGAAAACGTCGATGTCAAAGACTTGGGACTGGACTCGAATCAGATCGGTGCGCACCTGCCTGTTCACAGTCGGGACGAGGGCCATGCACCTCGCTCTTCGACGGGATCATCTCACTCTCTCGTTCCATCCTCGAAGATCGCTGAAACTTCTTCGGCCACGTTGGCGATGCCCGCTCGCATCCGTGGGCGACTGACACAGGAGATCGGCGATCTGGCCGGCGCAAGCAACAAGGTGATCACTGGTGTCATGGGTTCGAGTATCTCGGCGTTCAGTCGCATGATGGGTGCCAATGCGAGCGTCGCTGAAGCAGGTGTGGATGAATCATTGGGAAGGAAGCGCGCAAAGAGCAGTGCGTCGCTGAACGCAGCTCATTCAGAAGGTGCTGTTGCACCAACACAAGCTGATGCACAGCGTCCGTTACGGTCTCGTACCTCGAGTAGCGTCACGCCTACAGACGATTCGTACTTGGGCGAGCAGTCgaaggaaaaggaaaaggacACGGTGGGGACGCCGAGCACTGACAAACCCAGTATCGGCGACCGACTAGCGATGCTGAGTCGACTCGGTACTTCTGCTTTGTCGTCTTCGccttcatcatcgctgGGCTCGGGATTGCCTTCGGACAGCGGATTAGGCGTGTCTGCATCTGGTCAATCCTTGATCGCGTCGCCGCGTGCGGTTTCGCGAGAGCTACCGGGACCACCTCCTCCGACCAAAACCAAAACCACTCGGCCGGTGCAGAATCGAACCACGTCGTACCTCGCCTCGCAGCTGTCGCGCACCACTGCGACGCCTCCCCGCACGTCGTCCGGCTCTCTCAGTGCTGTGCTAGCAGACGAAgtggtggctgctgccaagccgCTCCCGGCGTCGCTGCGATCGCCATATGCGCCGCTCTCACGTCCTCCGACGTGCGATCGACCGTTGCATATTGTGCTTGCGAGCACCGGGAGCGTTGCTTCTGTCAAGATTCCATTGATCGTGCAAGAGTTGTTGACGTATGCCAATGTCCGGGTTCAGGTGATCGCCACGGACAATTCGTTACATTTCTACGACCGCGCTGACATTGCTAAACTCAATGCTGCTTCGGGCGGCGACGGAGATGAGTACACTGTTGCTTCGCTGGCAGCTGAAAACCAGAGCGCGTCAGTGTGCGGGCGAGCGGCGTCGCACGTGCGTGCGCACCTATGGACGAATGCGGACGAATGGACGTCGTTCTCGCGCATTGGCGACCCGATCCTGCACATTGAGCTACGTCGATGGGCCGACATGGTGCTGATTGCTCCGTGTAGTGCGAATACGCTAGCCAAGATCTATGGGGGCATGTGCGACGATCTTTTGACGAGTTTTGTGCGTGCACTGGCGAGGGATACGCCCAAGTGGATGTTCCCGGCGATGAACACGTTGATGTGGGAGAATGAGGTGACCGAGGTGCACGTCGACGCGCTCAGACGCAGGGGATGGGTGGTCCATGGTCCGGTCGAGAAGATGCTGGCGTGTGGAGATATGGGCACGGGTGCAATGGTGGAATGGACCGAGCTCGTGCAGACGCTCGTACAGTGGGCGCACTTGGTCAGAGACGAGAGCCGATGACGACAGCGAgtcaccaagctcgacaccGTCGGTCTGACAACATGTCGACATAACCCTACAAGCCTACAAGCCGCTTTGCGTGTCAGTGTTTGGTCTGAAAATCCCTTACGCCTCACTTGGGTTTGGTCTTCAACACTCGTGGTTTGTACTAGCAGAACACAGCCAGACCCGATATGTATACAGGCAGTTGGCGTTCACGCGTCTACTTCTGAATCCAAGCGAATGTTCAGCGTCAGACGAGACTGGACGCACTAGCACACACGATCAGAGTAGCACCTAGGAATGAAAAGGGAAAAGCGTGCGGGATGGATGGTTGCGTGCGTTGCGCGACTGGTGTATGTGTCTATGTGTACGAGTGTATGGGAGATCTGTTGTTGCGCGCGGGATTCATGACTGCTGGGTACTGGCGCGTGTGGATCTGGAGCGTCGGCGCGCTCCGCGGcggttggcgttggcgttggctgAGCGCCTACCGGTGGCGACGTGGTCGGGTTTGTGGTGCGCAGGTGGGGCGCCTTCTGGGTTCGAGTAATGTTTTCGCCACATTTGCTGTTCCACGATGGGCGTAGGCGGGTAGTGTGCGCTGTGCGCTTGTTCGGCCCAAGCTGCGTCGGGGCAAGTCCACGGATGGTGTCTGTACTGAGGAGGCATATCGCTGAGCAACGGAAGCCAGGTGGCGACGTATTCGCCATTCGCGTCATAGTCATTTCCCTGCTTGATCGGGTTGAACTGACGCGAGCTGCGAGGGTCGTTGCCGACACCTGCGACGTACTGCCAATTGCCCCAGTTGGAATTCGGCTCATAGTCTACGAGCCAGCTTTCGAAGAATTCAGCTCCATGACGCCAATTCCAGCCAAGATCTTTGGTGAGAAACGATGCGACGTTTTGTCGTCCGCGATTCGACATAAACCCGGTCTGCACCATTTCGACCATGTTGGCATCGATCAGAGGTACGCCCGTCTGAGCCGTGCACCAGCGCACAAATCCATCGTCGCGATCCGAGAGCGACGCGCTCGATTTCCACTCGGACGCTTTCGACGGAGCGGATCGCGCCGAAATGTCGTCCTCGATTCCTCGCAAGCTGAACAGCTTCGATCCGAACTTCCACCCGACAAAGTAGAAGTAGTCTCGCCACAGAAGCTCAAAGATGATCCAATATCCACCGCCTTTGTTGCTGGCATTGTGCGTGGCATCGTGCGTCGCGTTATCGAGCTCAGTCGCTTTTTGCGCGATCAGCCGCGGCGACAGCAGTCCgagcgcaagcgcagcgCCGAATTTGGTCGAGTAGTCGGTACCCAGCATTTGGTTTCGAGTTTGCTTGTACGACGCAGCCGGGCAAGAGTCAGATCGGTCAAAGTAGtgatcaagtcgagcgagcgcttcgGTCTCGCCTCCTCGATACGGAAACGCAGAGTGTGCCACATCCACTTGACCGCGCTTGCACATGACCCtggcgagaagctcgtTATGAGCCAATACCGGATTGTCGAGCAACGGCTGCAAGAGACACTTTTCAACCGCGTTCTTACGATCCAACCCatgctgcttgttggcggATAGCGAATAGACACCGGCCGCATCCTCCACTGGCACCTCGGCGAACGGTTTCAACCTGTCCGGCGAGGCGAGTGGAGCTCTCCAGATACGGTTGCGTTCCACTTGCTTGCGAAAGTGCGTAAACACATCCGGAAGCTTGCTTACTGGGAAGCCGAGGTCTCGGGAATGGATCAACGACTTTGTCTCGAACATGTGCATGCGACACTGCACGTCCGAGAGCATGCGTTGCAGCCGCTTCTGGATGTTGACTTCCTCGGTGTTGATCTCTCTACTCAGATACACCGCCTCGACGGTATCGCCGTGCGCTCGGATTTGGTGGATCAGCGACGCGATTACGCTCTCGGGCGTTCCTGCGAACATGGCGAGATCGCTGCCGAGCCTACGCAGTCGATCGCGCAAGTCGAACACGCTCTCGTTGATAAACTTGATTCGATGGATTCCCGTCCGCCATAGCCCCAGCTCGCGCGTCTTTGCATATTCTCCACTACCCTTACCGCCCCCGTCCTTGCGCGCCTTTTCCAAGCGCGGAAAGCCGGACACTTCCACGTGCCGCTGATCGAACACGTACACTGGCAACACATGCGTGATGGGCTGCGTGAAGTTCGCAGTCGATGGCGTCGGTTCCGAGCACACGTGCAAGATCGGATGGTCGTGCAATCGCAGATCATTGCGTAGCAGTGCGATGAGGATGTTGCGTGTCATGTTGCAGAGCGGTTGCGTGACTCGAAAACACAAACAAAACCCAAGACGTTGACGACAGAGAAACAGAGCGAAAGAGAGATGGCAGagacgatggcagcaggAAGCCTGGTCGAACTGCTACAGTTGAATGGAGGAGAGACGAAACAAAAGCGTCAAGCACATAGCAGAGCACATGTAGCAAACCGAAGCGGAGCAGGATCTCCAACAAGAGGCGCAAGCCGACGCAGAAGGTGGAGGTGACGAGACACGATCACGATGCTGTCATGCACCCTGGCTGTTGGATGTGGTCAGGCGGCTGCTGTAGCAaaccacaatcgtgaatgtcaatgacgatgatgacgatagcaaaaaaaaaacgcTCAATCCAGATCTCAGGGTCCAATGGTGTGGTAagactgctgctggaggTGCTCGCCATCATTCCCGCTTCCCGCTTTccgcttcacgattcacacgATTGGCGTAAAATGCACTGGTACACTGTGACACTCGTCTCGAGCTAGATCGGTTTGTCGGACGCATGCCGTGAATGCTCTGGCTCCGTACGCTACGGTGTACCGACTCGCCGGCCCTGATACCAGCCGACATGGAGTAATCTGGCGCAGCTCGTAACCACGTTGAGCAAGTGAGTGACAAGCGCGAATcgctactcgtgactgtcacTACAGTAACTGTACTGCCGTGCTGTAAATCGGCAGCGTGTGTCCAACTGTGCAAGC encodes the following:
- a CDS encoding uncharacterized protein (related to Phosphopantothenoylcysteine decarboxylase) produces the protein MQRTPSDSLDPSIAASKALDASQSGSDCSSRTTSPRFPIARLEPTDRAEWQSQTVGRSSHRRDSQHPFGDHTAQRIVPTSSSTPSTPTSALPTSRTYHSLNYAPRQRNSMLRPNAASVFQPHSPQSAQQQQAVTTAFTGLALPSGRVSPALPSYSSPLSATSYLRTSPSYPTISLPDAVPPRDSSRVRDSVSLQADTAPTSLARMQLQQMQDEARRLGLNEKSAGWLILEALQAATEGEWAAVAELLANGDATLLLPRDPPSVFTSSSQLSASFAYDHTIFNAASASSTKPSPSAVPSSATCPDALSILTLSGLRGSLSRAPSDQSEPDTLVQAVESQQFQLILQSFVVKTSQSAISNLKDASSRQETLEMLAPLPIITSLDKSNCRYPSFSLLASNAQFPLPPPLNVRKASSQSQAGGKNRARSNSKLNAAGSRASASFASIFGGSGRERRRQAEAAGTTGSEMLDAQRLSVNATHLDVQPFQGANVAQDGLEIESGAQIPSSLGVELRGDLQHTTNDEATSIKESTCATTQRRSVSVWVVDHLVRRSTVMKMIRKALDTRIKERLLAKSIPESISDVVASFAATYLPPAPSLNDVSASRSGGAERGQASHSNRSRAASPVNVVNPPYLADPDELSENFQDFFNSIREQLYNFDSSQAEYLRADSDTAAAIARNPAPNASLEEQHAQHDRIERQLEAVETVLCEEVYDRIFCPVTSRDRYHDDALASRIAALNVLGLSLRHLGLVVPSERLQEDEIEATESNALLDGIERIVQQCGDELQRLESAMCRSPQAKLDVLVRAHKIAVEGVAQLPSIKMRDDDTAVEGQEKEQTARPSSGKKGDGSTSADLILPILIYSIVSSNPSHLASNLLYIQRFRAESLVQGETSYCLVNVQAAVAFLENVDVKDLGLDSNQIGAHLPVHSRDEGHAPRSSTGSSHSLVPSSKIAETSSATLAMPARIRGRLTQEIGDLAGASNKVITGVMGSSISAFSRMMGANASVAEAGVDESLGRKRAKSSASLNAAHSEGAVAPTQADAQRPLRSRTSSSVTPTDDSYLGEQSKEKEKDTVGTPSTDKPSIGDRLAMLSRLGTSALSSSPSSSLGSGLPSDSGLGVSASGQSLIASPRAVSRELPGPPPPTKTKTTRPVQNRTTSYLASQLSRTTATPPRTSSGSLSAVLADEVVAAAKPLPASLRSPYAPLSRPPTCDRPLHIVLASTGSVASVKIPLIVQELLTYANVRVQVIATDNSLHFYDRADIAKLNAASGGDGDEYTVASLAAENQSASVCGRAASHVRAHLWTNADEWTSFSRIGDPILHIELRRWADMVLIAPCSANTLAKIYGGMCDDLLTSFVRALARDTPKWMFPAMNTLMWENEVTEVHVDALRRRGWVVHGPVEKMLACGDMGTGAMVEWTELVQTLVQWAHLVRDESR
- a CDS encoding uncharacterized protein (related to Deoxyribodipyrimidine photolyase), coding for MTRNILIALLRNDLRLHDHPILHVCSEPTPSTANFTQPITHVLPVYVFDQRHVEVSGFPRLEKARKDGGGKGSGEYAKTRELGLWRTGIHRIKFINESVFDLRDRLRRLGSDLAMFAGTPESVIASLIHQIRAHGDTVEAVYLSREINTEEVNIQKRLQRMLSDVQCRMHMFETKSLIHSRDLGFPVSKLPDVFTHFRKQVERNRIWRAPLASPDRLKPFAEVPVEDAAGVYSLSANKQHGLDRKNAVEKCLLQPLLDNPVLAHNELLARVMCKRGQVDVAHSAFPYRGGETEALARLDHYFDRSDSCPAASYKQTRNQMLGTDYSTKFGAALALGLLSPRLIAQKATELDNATHDATHNASNKGGGYWIIFELLWRDYFYFVGWKFGSKLFSLRGIEDDISARSAPSKASEWKSSASLSDRDDGFVRWCTAQTGVPLIDANMVEMVQTGFMSNRGRQNVASFLTKDLGWNWRHGAEFFESWLVDYEPNSNWGNWQYVAGVGNDPRSSRQFNPIKQGNDYDANGEYVATWLPLLSDMPPQYRHHPWTCPDAAWAEQAHSAHYPPTPIVEQQMWRKHYSNPEGAPPAHHKPDHVATGRRSANANANRRGARRRSRSTRASTQQS